In Halictus rubicundus isolate RS-2024b chromosome 1, iyHalRubi1_principal, whole genome shotgun sequence, the sequence ACACGCTTTCACAAACAAAATCTATACAAATACAAACAATCACAACGAGTGACAAAGAAGTAACCTAACATGTGATTCCATAGTCCGTTCAGTAATGGAGGGTAGGCTACGTTTTACGTCGCGCTAAATTTTATGTCTGTGATACAACGTTTTGCCTCGAAATTCTGTTTACGGTGCGACGGGAAAATGTGCAGGAAAGATACGTGTGAATTCGCGAGCAACATTAGTTGTTAGAGCAACGATAAGAATGAACAGTGCGAAAACAAGAAATCTAACCTGAACTATGTGTTGACTTTCGTCACTATTTTGACAATTGTTTCGACGTTTACGAAAATTTCAATGTGCAAAAATCCGCGTACAGAATCCCCTGTGACCCTAATCATATCGACAAACGTTGACACTTTTCCTTAGCGATCAAAGGTATCGAAAAATGAGTTTATCACCAGCCACCACCCAAATGCTATCGCAATATTAAGAAAAATGTTTCGGAGCCGAAGCTGGTTCGGAGGAGGGCTCTGGAAGCCCAAAAATCCTCATTCTTTGGAGCACCTTAAGTATGTACACGtgttacaatatttattatatattgttataatattttcatcttTTTATTGCGCACAGGTACTTGTACAATGTCCTATCGAAGAACCAGACTGTGTCTGAGAATAACAGAGGATTGTTGGTAGAGACCCTTCGTTCTATAGCTGAAATTTTAATATGGGGTGACCAGAATGATAGTAGCGTGTTCGAGTAAGTATAATGAATCGGCTTAGCGCCTTGGGTTTTTTCGAAAACTATGTCGTATAATGCTAAGCAGCGCGAGTACACTGCTctgttttttgtattacagGCCAATTTCCTTGTATCACAACTAACACGCTTATTTTTTATCCACAGCTTTTTTTTGGAGAAAAATATGCTTTCATTCTTTCTACGTATTATGAAGCAAAAATGTGGAAGCTATGTATGTGTTCAACTGCTACAGACACTGAATATATTGTTTGAGAATATACGTAATGAGACCTCTTTATGTAAGTTCTTGAAAGAATTATTTCTCATGTAAGAATATTCAGGTGATGAAGTattcttcgtttcttttctaGATTACTTGCTCAGTAATAATCATGTAAACAGTATAATAGTGCACAAATTTGACTTCAGCGACGAAGAGGTGATGGCATATTACATCAGTTTTTTAAAGACCTTGAGTTTGAAGTTGAATGCCCATACCATACATTTCTTTTATAACGAGGTAAACGAGGTACACGTGATAATCCTCTGTGTCTATTTTTTCACTGTAGCCGATCTCATGTCCATTGGTTTTAATAGTAGCTGCCTGGTTTATGTTATTTTCGATCTAACATTAAAAGCTTTGAATGTGCGCATAGTGTTTCATCAGTTGGTATTACCTATGTTATTGTGATCATCGATTCATCTCCATTCCTTAAGTTGCACTAAACACTCATGAAAAAAGgatattgtttaatttaattttcttatcAGCACACCAATGATTTTCCATTGTATACGGAGGCAATCAAATTTTTTAACCACTCGGAAGGCATGGTTCGTATAGCGGTGCGAACCTTGACTTTAAATGTCTATCGTGTAGAGGATGCCTCCATGCTCGTGTTTATAAGAGACCGCACTGCTGCACCTTATTTCAGTAATCTTGTATGGTTTATTGGCAATCACATTATAGAGCTTGACACCTGTGTCAGAAACGATGCCGAGTAAGTGAGACAAAAGTTACTAATGTAAATAGTTCTCTTGAAAATAGATCTTTTTCGTGTACCTATGTATATACATGTGTACATATATGTTTCAGTCATCAAAGTCAAAACAGATTGTCGGATTTGGTAGCTGAGCATTTAGATCATCTGCATTACTTGAACGATATTCTTTGTTTAAATATACCTGACTTGAATAAAGTCTTGTCCGAGCACTTGCTACACAAATTGTTAGTTCCGTTATACGTTTATTCGCTTACGAAACATAAGAATCTTTTGTGCCAAAATCAGGTATGTTCTCGATTAATAATTACTTAACAATCATGCTCAAGAATAATCATTTATCATCTTCGTTTTATCGATAGGATGAGAGAAAACATGTAAGCGTTGTAGTAGCTCTGTTTCTACTTTCACAAGTGTTTCTTATAATATCCCATGGACCTCTTGTACATACTCTAGCAGCAGTAATATTGTTGTCAGACTTAGAAACGATCCAAACAGGTGCAAGCAAAGTGCTTGAAATGTATGGTGATATGTCAACTACCAAGTCAATCGCTTTTTCACCCCCAAAAGAAAGCTTAGAAAAGTCTCTAGAAAATTTGAGCGAGTCGTTAAGCGTGTCGGACGGACTTTGCGAAGAGGAATGCAATGTAGAAGACGAGAAAGATGATAATCTCGTCAACAGGATATCGGAAACCATCTATCCCAGTACATCGTTCGATACTGCTTCGATAGGTGACACGCCTGTACTGATGAGCCCAGAACACTTAGATATTAGCATTCCGAATGATGATTTAGAAGACATCAGATACTTAAATGTCACcgatgaagaaaaagaacagaGACTAGCATTAGAGAGCCCTTTGGCACCCGAAATGCAAAAAAATCTAAATGAATCTTTGTCGAATAAGCCGTTTCTAGAAACTATCTTGAACTCTTTATTTTGCACAGAAAATGACTATGCTGCATTATTTGCGTTGTGTTTGCTTTATGCTCTAGCTAATAATCAGGTAAGAAGAGAACTTTGTGAAATACTATACATTGATAACATGCAGCATCTATTTTAACGGAGCAATTTCTTCAGGGTATCGATCGCAACACTTTGGACCCGATTTTATCCAGCTCACAAAACTCCACGACGAGTTTctataatgaaattttaatagaTAGACTAATTCAAATTATAACGTTAAGTTGTCAAACAAGTGAGTCCGTTTCCAGTGtaaaatttccctaattttccaaatacaattttcataaatggTGTTTTTATCAGATGCAAAAGTGAGACTCGTTACACTGGAATTGGCGATTAAGTTATTAATGCAATTAGTAATATCAGATGGACAAACAGTGTTAAAAGACTCGCATTTGGCGGCGATCGATGCGGCCAAAGAGCAGAGTACTGcgttgttaaaaaatgtttacaaggTGCGCTGTGACAGCCAAATAGTTAGTAAATTGAGACACAAAGATGAAATATTGATAATGTTTGCAGAGCGAAGACATATTCCTAGACATGTTCGAGGATGAATATAGTGAAATTCAGAAGCGACCCTTGAACGTTGAATGGTTGATGATGGACAGTAACATTTTATTACCACCGACAGGGACTCCGATGACGGGTATCGAATTTACCAAAAGATTACCGTGCGGCGAAGTAAGTCTAATCATTGAAAGCATTTCTAATGATTGCATGAGATTTTAATAGAATGTAGGTAGTTAAATTTATTGATAGAGAATAAAATTATCGCTTGCACAGGTGGAGAGAGCTCGTCGCGCCATAAgagtattttttttaataagagAATTATCTTTAGCGATTAACATGGAACCAGAAACACAATTGCCTCTGACTAACCCAGTCAACTGTGTTCAAGTGGACAATGTTCTTGACCTAAGTAAAAATCATTCTTTCTCTAACGTGTATACAACACCtacaaatatttattctatTCTGATTTTTCCATAGATAATAGCGATTTGATCGCATGTACGGTCGTGTGGAAAGACGGTCAGAAAATTCGACGTTTTCTAGTCATTCATGTTGTGCAATTAATCCTCGTAGAGCCAGACACTAGTAAATTAGGTTGGGGAGTGGCGAAATTAGTGGGCTTTCTGCAAGACATTGAGGTAGCGGGCGACAAAGATGACTCGAGATGTTTACACTTAACGATTTACAAACCTTTGAGTAGCTCAACCGGCAACCGTGTTCCTTTACTATCGACAAAATTTATCTTCGATGATCACATTAGATGTATGGCTGCGAAACAAAGGTAtgtctttattgtaaatatgtATTCATCCGTTCATAGTACAAATTCCACTCTTTCACTTTAAGGCTAACGAAAGGACGGATAAAGGCACGGCAAAAGAAGATGAGTCAGATTGCAAGATTGCTTGACATACCCACTAGTATGCCCCATTCTTCAACACCACCACCAAATTATGCTCTACGTGGCTTACGACATGAACGTATGTTGTAACATTAGCCAGCGTCATTTAAGGgataattttagaatattttacgGGAAAAAAATCTATTTAGAGGTCTTTATTGCACATGTCTTGAGCGTCTACAAAAATTTTTGCTGCATACCTCCAGACCTCTAAAtggatttttaattaaatttttcctttCCCAAAGAAATTCTAAAAGTAGGGTTCAAAATCGAGCGATTACATAAGTGTTAAATAAATGAAGGAGACTAATATTTGACTGTTTAATATTAGGCTTAGCAGGACGAGGTCAGAGACAGAAGGAGCCGCGACCGATGTTCATAGTAAACAGAGTGCCAGGGTTCGCGGCACAAATGCGCAAGGAAACCAATGCAGCACCTCCTACCGGGTTCCCGTCGTCGACTCCGAAACGTAGCGATAACAACACAAATGAGAAAGGTCAAGAGAACGGTTTGCGATCCCGAGATAATTCACCGAAAATGCCAAGGCCGCGGAGCGAAGAAATTCCTCTGGAAGACATGCGTCTCCGGAAGGCAGCTCTAACCTCTGCCGTATTGAGTATATCACACAAGTGTCCGGAGAAAAAGGATAGTCAAATCTCCACGTCGGCCAATGGCGAACCTTCGACTGTGATTCGAAAGCTTTCCGAAGAGACGTCCTTTACCTGCCCGAAGGAAGCGAAACCGCGTAGAAAGGGTCAAGTGGAGACAGTATGATCCCGAGACGAAAAAGAAGCGTACAGTTCgaattgatttttgtttttttagagAATTTAAGAGAGACGTGGGAATGTATATTCGATCTTGATTTAATGGAAGAAATCTTTGGTGTgcgtaataaaaattgttttactacCAGGTACTTTCTAACTAAATGATGACTCGAGAGACATCCCATGCTTCATCGTTTCTGTtaataggatagtgaataatgTGGAATTaatcttgtaaaaaaaaagacaCGATATTTGTGATTTCAGTAAAAGGTCAACCATTGACGAAACTATTTATCTTCAGTTCCTTTCTATTAGCATAACTTATAAGTATTTGTATATACATTTTCATCGGACACAGACGTCGCGTGCCGTTAGATAGTTTTCGTTTTTCGCTgtataaatagtacaacttCCCAACTCTACAAATGAAGTCTTGTATTTAATTTGTGTAAATATATGTATCGCTGCTCAAAATTTCTATAACTCAAAAATATACACTGGAAAATAAATGATCTTTCAAACGTATTGGGTTTCCGTTTCGTGAGAATCAAACAATTCTCTGTTAGCGACTACGAAAGGTGTACaggtatatttattttaaaattaacatCGTAGCTTGAAGAAACGTTAATGCTTATCTGAAAATTCCACAATAAAATTtactaaataaatgtttatgttaTATATTATTCGTACAATCTTTCTCCTAATTAATCATGTCAATTAAGTCGTATCCATTGTTTGCTTGTAGGCTGATAATCGGATACCATAAAGACGACAAACAAGTAATTTACCAGTTAGGAAATAAAAAACTAAAACGGCATATATATTCTTGCATTCGTAATCTCGTACGTTTCATATGAAAAATATCCTTGACGTTTAAAAAAGTGATTCCGACCTGAACAGGTCAGTTGCGATTAATTAATCACTAACACGGTTAAAAATCAACTCCCGTTTTCAAGTATTAAAATCATCAATGCcaattcaaaatgaaaatttctgtTAAATTAGAGGTTACCTTAAATGCATTTCTAATTATCGGTAAATAGTAATTTGAGTCTCTTCAATCAAAGGAAATTAACTCCGCTGTTTCAGGCTTCGAGTCCTCTTTCACTTGCACGGTTTCATTCGATGTAGGTGGCATTTGAGTTGGCGGCTGATATTGCATCGGCTGACCTTGGGAAACCGGGTTTGGCGGCATGCCCTGAGGCATCACAGGTAAATTAGGTCCTTGGGGACCTTGCATCGTCGGATTCGATGCCAGAATTGGTCCAGGCGCGTTTCCAGATGGCACCTGAATGGGACCGGTTTCCTGGGACGAAATAGGAGGGTTGGAAACGCGTGGCGGCATGGAAGAT encodes:
- the Ema gene encoding C-type lectin domain containing ema isoform X4; the encoded protein is MFRSRSWFGGGLWKPKNPHSLEHLKYLYNVLSKNQTVSENNRGLLVETLRSIAEILIWGDQNDSSVFDFFLEKNMLSFFLRIMKQKCGSYVCVQLLQTLNILFENIRNETSLYYLLSNNHVNSIIVHKFDFSDEEVMAYYISFLKTLSLKLNAHTIHFFYNEHTNDFPLYTEAIKFFNHSEGMVRIAVRTLTLNVYRVEDASMLVFIRDRTAAPYFSNLVWFIGNHIIELDTCVRNDADHQSQNRLSDLVAEHLDHLHYLNDILCLNIPDLNKVLSEHLLHKLLVPLYVYSLTKHKNLLCQNQDERKHVSVVVALFLLSQVFLIISHGPLVHTLAAVILLSDLETIQTGASKVLEMYGDMSTTKSIAFSPPKESLEKSLENLSESLSVSDGLCEEECNVEDEKDDNLVNRISETIYPSTSFDTASIGDTPVLMSPEHLDISIPNDDLEDIRYLNVTDEEKEQRLALESPLAPEMQKNLNESLSNKPFLETILNSLFCTENDYAALFALCLLYALANNQGIDRNTLDPILSSSQNSTTSFYNEILIDRLIQIITLSCQTNAKVRLVTLELAIKLLMQLVISDGQTVLKDSHLAAIDAAKEQSTALLKNVYKSEDIFLDMFEDEYSEIQKRPLNVEWLMMDSNILLPPTGTPMTGIEFTKRLPCGEVERARRAIRVFFLIRELSLAINMEPETQLPLTNPVNCVQVDNVLDLNNSDLIACTVVWKDGQKIRRFLVIHVVQLILVEPDTSKLGWGVAKLVGFLQDIEVAGDKDDSRCLHLTIYKPLSSSTGNRVPLLSTKFIFDDHIRCMAAKQRLTKGRIKARQKKMSQIARLLDIPTSMPHSSTPPPNYALRGLRHERLAGRGQRQKEPRPMFIVNRVPGFAAQMRKETNAAPPTGFPSSTPKRSDNNTNEKGQENGLRSRDNSPKMPRPRSEEIPLEDMRLRKAALTSAVLSISHKCPEKKDSQISTSANGEPSTVIRKLSEETSFTCPKEAKPRRKGQVETV
- the Ema gene encoding C-type lectin domain containing ema isoform X2, encoding MFRSRSWFGGGLWKPKNPHSLEHLKYLYNVLSKNQTVSENNRGLLVETLRSIAEILIWGDQNDSSVFDFFLEKNMLSFFLRIMKQKCGSYVCVQLLQTLNILFENIRNETSLYYLLSNNHVNSIIVHKFDFSDEEVMAYYISFLKTLSLKLNAHTIHFFYNEHTNDFPLYTEAIKFFNHSEGMVRIAVRTLTLNVYRVEDASMLVFIRDRTAAPYFSNLVWFIGNHIIELDTCVRNDADHQSQNRLSDLVAEHLDHLHYLNDILCLNIPDLNKVLSEHLLHKLLVPLYVYSLTKHKNLLCQNQDERKHVSVVVALFLLSQVFLIISHGPLVHTLAAVILLSDLETIQTGASKVLEMYGDMSTTKSIAFSPPKESLEKSLENLSESLSVSDGLCEEECNVEDEKDDNLVNRISETIYPSTSFDTASIGDTPVLMSPEHLDISIPNDDLEDIRYLNVTDEEKEQRLALESPLAPEMQKNLNESLSNKPFLETILNSLFCTENDYAALFALCLLYALANNQGIDRNTLDPILSSSQNSTTSFYNEILIDRLIQIITLSCQTNAKVRLVTLELAIKLLMQLVISDGQTVLKDSHLAAIDAAKEQSTALLKNVYKSEDIFLDMFEDEYSEIQKRPLNVEWLMMDSNILLPPTGTPMTGIEFTKRLPCGERIKLSLAQVERARRAIRVFFLIRELSLAINMEPETQLPLTNPVNCVQVDNVLDLNNSDLIACTVVWKDGQKIRRFLVIHVVQLILVEPDTSKLGWGVAKLVGFLQDIEVAGDKDDSRCLHLTIYKPLSSSTGNRVPLLSTKFIFDDHIRCMAAKQRLTKGRIKARQKKMSQIARLLDIPTSMPHSSTPPPNYALRGLRHERLAGRGQRQKEPRPMFIVNRVPGFAAQMRKETNAAPPTGFPSSTPKRSDNNTNEKGQENGLRSRDNSPKMPRPRSEEIPLEDMRLRKAALTSAVLSISHKCPEKKDSQISTSANGEPSTVIRKLSEETSFTCPKEAKPRRKGQVETV
- the Ema gene encoding C-type lectin domain containing ema isoform X1; its protein translation is MFRSRSWFGGGLWKPKNPHSLEHLKYLYNVLSKNQTVSENNRGLLVETLRSIAEILIWGDQNDSSVFDFFLEKNMLSFFLRIMKQKCGSYVCVQLLQTLNILFENIRNETSLYYLLSNNHVNSIIVHKFDFSDEEVMAYYISFLKTLSLKLNAHTIHFFYNEVNEHTNDFPLYTEAIKFFNHSEGMVRIAVRTLTLNVYRVEDASMLVFIRDRTAAPYFSNLVWFIGNHIIELDTCVRNDADHQSQNRLSDLVAEHLDHLHYLNDILCLNIPDLNKVLSEHLLHKLLVPLYVYSLTKHKNLLCQNQDERKHVSVVVALFLLSQVFLIISHGPLVHTLAAVILLSDLETIQTGASKVLEMYGDMSTTKSIAFSPPKESLEKSLENLSESLSVSDGLCEEECNVEDEKDDNLVNRISETIYPSTSFDTASIGDTPVLMSPEHLDISIPNDDLEDIRYLNVTDEEKEQRLALESPLAPEMQKNLNESLSNKPFLETILNSLFCTENDYAALFALCLLYALANNQGIDRNTLDPILSSSQNSTTSFYNEILIDRLIQIITLSCQTNAKVRLVTLELAIKLLMQLVISDGQTVLKDSHLAAIDAAKEQSTALLKNVYKSEDIFLDMFEDEYSEIQKRPLNVEWLMMDSNILLPPTGTPMTGIEFTKRLPCGERIKLSLAQVERARRAIRVFFLIRELSLAINMEPETQLPLTNPVNCVQVDNVLDLNNSDLIACTVVWKDGQKIRRFLVIHVVQLILVEPDTSKLGWGVAKLVGFLQDIEVAGDKDDSRCLHLTIYKPLSSSTGNRVPLLSTKFIFDDHIRCMAAKQRLTKGRIKARQKKMSQIARLLDIPTSMPHSSTPPPNYALRGLRHERLAGRGQRQKEPRPMFIVNRVPGFAAQMRKETNAAPPTGFPSSTPKRSDNNTNEKGQENGLRSRDNSPKMPRPRSEEIPLEDMRLRKAALTSAVLSISHKCPEKKDSQISTSANGEPSTVIRKLSEETSFTCPKEAKPRRKGQVETV
- the Ema gene encoding C-type lectin domain containing ema isoform X3, translating into MFRSRSWFGGGLWKPKNPHSLEHLKYLYNVLSKNQTVSENNRGLLVETLRSIAEILIWGDQNDSSVFDFFLEKNMLSFFLRIMKQKCGSYVCVQLLQTLNILFENIRNETSLYYLLSNNHVNSIIVHKFDFSDEEVMAYYISFLKTLSLKLNAHTIHFFYNEVNEHTNDFPLYTEAIKFFNHSEGMVRIAVRTLTLNVYRVEDASMLVFIRDRTAAPYFSNLVWFIGNHIIELDTCVRNDADHQSQNRLSDLVAEHLDHLHYLNDILCLNIPDLNKVLSEHLLHKLLVPLYVYSLTKHKNLLCQNQDERKHVSVVVALFLLSQVFLIISHGPLVHTLAAVILLSDLETIQTGASKVLEMYGDMSTTKSIAFSPPKESLEKSLENLSESLSVSDGLCEEECNVEDEKDDNLVNRISETIYPSTSFDTASIGDTPVLMSPEHLDISIPNDDLEDIRYLNVTDEEKEQRLALESPLAPEMQKNLNESLSNKPFLETILNSLFCTENDYAALFALCLLYALANNQGIDRNTLDPILSSSQNSTTSFYNEILIDRLIQIITLSCQTNAKVRLVTLELAIKLLMQLVISDGQTVLKDSHLAAIDAAKEQSTALLKNVYKSEDIFLDMFEDEYSEIQKRPLNVEWLMMDSNILLPPTGTPMTGIEFTKRLPCGEVERARRAIRVFFLIRELSLAINMEPETQLPLTNPVNCVQVDNVLDLNNSDLIACTVVWKDGQKIRRFLVIHVVQLILVEPDTSKLGWGVAKLVGFLQDIEVAGDKDDSRCLHLTIYKPLSSSTGNRVPLLSTKFIFDDHIRCMAAKQRLTKGRIKARQKKMSQIARLLDIPTSMPHSSTPPPNYALRGLRHERLAGRGQRQKEPRPMFIVNRVPGFAAQMRKETNAAPPTGFPSSTPKRSDNNTNEKGQENGLRSRDNSPKMPRPRSEEIPLEDMRLRKAALTSAVLSISHKCPEKKDSQISTSANGEPSTVIRKLSEETSFTCPKEAKPRRKGQVETV